In the genome of Ornithorhynchus anatinus isolate Pmale09 chromosome 9, mOrnAna1.pri.v4, whole genome shotgun sequence, one region contains:
- the SIX2 gene encoding homeobox protein SIX2 — MSLLPTFGFTQEQVACVCEVLQQGGNLERLGRFLWSLPACEHLHKNESVLKAKAVVAFHRGNFRELYKILEGHQFSPPNHPKLQQLWLKAHYIEAEKLRGRPLGAVGKYRVRRKFPLPRSIWDGEETSYCFKEKSRSVLREWYAHNPYPSPREKRELAEATGLTTTQVSNWFKNRRQRDRAAEAKERENTENSTSHNPLVPSLNGSKTVLGSSEDEKTPSGTPNHPSPSPALLLASPPGLQPLHSLGHPQGPSAIPVPSAEPLHHHSLQDSILNPMSSNLVDLGS; from the exons ATGTCCCTGCTACCCACCTTCGGCTTCACGCAGGAGCAGGTGGCCTGCGTGTGCGAGGTGCTGCAGCAGGGGGGGAACCTAGAACGCCTAGGTCGCTTCCTCTGGTCCCTGCCCGCTTGCGAGCACCTGCACAAGAACGAGAGCGTCCTCAAGGCCAAGGCCGTGGTGGCCTTCCACCGGGGCAACTTCCGCGAGCTCTACAAGATCCTCGAGGGCCACCAGTTCTCGCCGCCCAACCACCCCAAGCTGCAGCAGCTGTGGCTCAAGGCGCATTACATCGAGGCCGAGAAGCTGCGGGGCCGGCCGCTGGGCGCCGTGGGCAAGTACCGCGTGCGCCGCAAATTCCCGTTGCCCCGCTCCATCTGGGACGGCGAGGAGACCAGCTACTGCTTCAAGGAGAAGTCCCGCAGCGTCCTGCGGGAGTGGTACGCGCACAACCCCTACCCGTCCCCGCGCGAGAAGCGGGAGCTGGCCGAGGCCACCGGGCTGACCACCACGCAGGTCAGCAACTGGTTCAAGAACCGGCGGCAGCGCGACCGGGCGGCCGAGGCCAAGGAAAG GGAAAACACCGAGAACTCTACAAGCCACAATCCGCTCGTCCCGTCCCTGAACGGGAGTAAGACGGTGCTGGGCAGCTCAGAGGACGAGAAGACGCCGTCGGGCACTCCGAACCACCCGTCGCCCAGCCCCGCGCTTCTGCTGGCTTCGCCCCCGGGGCTGCAACCTCTGCACAGCCTGGGTCACCCGCAGGGCCCCAGTGCCATCCCGGTGCCCAGCGCCGAGCCTCTGCACCACCACAGCCTGCAGGACTCTATCCTCAACCCTATGTCCTCCAACCTGGTGGACTTGGGCTCGTAA